A genomic segment from Oncorhynchus clarkii lewisi isolate Uvic-CL-2024 chromosome 12, UVic_Ocla_1.0, whole genome shotgun sequence encodes:
- the LOC139423211 gene encoding anaphase-promoting complex subunit 13, which translates to MDSEVQRDGRVLDLTDDAWREDRLPYEDVTIPLSELPEAEQDNGGSTESVKEQEMKWSDLALQSLHENTPNTGT; encoded by the exons ATGGACAGTGAAGTTCAAAGAGATGGCAGGGTTCTTGACCTTACAGATGATGCTTGGAGGGAAGACCGTCTACCTTATGAAGATGTCACTATCCCATTG AGCGAACTGCCTGAAGCTGAGCAAGATAATGGAGGATCAACAGAGTCTGTGAAAGAACAAGAAATGAAGTGGTCAGATTTGGCTCTACAGAGTCTGCACGAGAATACACCTAACACTGGGACTTAG